GAAGTGCTTGCTGTGGTCGAGGCCGCAGCGCCTTGTCGGCCCACCCGAGGGGGAGATTCCCATGCAGAATTTGAAGCGCCCCGGCCGGTCTGCCCGCGCCAAGCAGCAGCCGGTCGCCGAGCCCGAGCCGGAGGGCGTCGAACCGGCTGACGACTTTCTCGACTCCTACGACACTTTCGAGATGTACCGGGTGGACTGCCCCGACTGCGGGCAGCCCATCGCGCTCCTCGCGGACGAGGACGTGCTGCCCGAGCACGCGCTGTGCCCCACGCCGTGGAACCCGTTCGGCCTGACGGTCTGTGCGGGCACCGGCCGTGCGGCCACCGACGCCGCGCCCACCGACGAGTCGATGGAGGTCCAGGAACAGGACACCGCCCTGCTCCTGACGCTCCCTCAGGGACTCGACTGGCGGACGCAGCCCTTCTCGCACGTGGGCGGGCCCGGCTCGCGCCCCATCCGGGTGCCGCAGCCGCAACGGCCCGCCGCCTGATTCACCAGTAGCTGCCTTGCACCATGGCGGCCAGGCTGTCGTGGTGCAGGATCAGCGTGTCCGCGGACTCCGCGCCCGTGGGGACCGCGGCCTCGCCGAAGTGGGCCTGCCGGTAGGCGACGCGCAGCATGACGATCGCGTGCCGCAGGGCCGCGTAGAGCGTGTAGAAGTCCATGTCGCGCGGTGTGTGCCCGGTGAGTCGGGCGTACGCCGCCTCGACGCGGTCGCGGCGCTGGAACTCCGGCAGCCCCGGCTGGCCGAAGCCCACCGTCAGGTCCTGGAAGAAGCGGTGGAGGTAGACGGTCCAGCCGAGGTCGACCTCGCGCGGGGCGAGCGCCGCCATCTCCCAGTCGAGGACGGCCGCGGGTTCGTAGCCGTCGTAGATGATGTTCCCGATGCGCGCGTCGCCCCAGTTGAGCACGGCGTCGCCCTCATGACGGGGCCACAGTTCCCCGAGGCGGTCGAAAGCGCTCTCGATGAGGGGTGAGCGGGGCAGCCCGTCCACCACCCATGTGTAGTAGGCGCGTTGGGCCGCCACGTGGCGACGGAGCGGGCTGCCCTCACCCGTCAGCGCGAGGAACTCCGCTGCTTCGGGCGGTACTTGGTCGTGCAGGTGGGCGAGGACGCGGACCGAGGCCTCTTCGAGGTGCGCGCGTTCGGCGTCGGTCGCAGCGTGCAGCCAATTGCCCGCGTACGTATAGGGCATGACGTCCGGCGGGACGCGTCCCTCGACCCGCTCCATGACGAAGAAAGGCGCCCCGAGCGGGCCCGGGTCCTCCTCCAGCCACAGCACCCGCGGCACTGGCACGTCGCTGTGTT
The sequence above is a segment of the Streptomyces sp. Je 1-369 genome. Coding sequences within it:
- a CDS encoding phosphotransferase family protein, coding for MATAPRPRTTTRDPEDLARRLTAWLDTRLPGAKAADVTVPESNGMSSETLLFTVEHPEPPLSDCALRLAADPAAYTIFPVYDMPRQYRTMRLVAEHSDVPVPRVLWLEEDPGPLGAPFFVMERVEGRVPPDVMPYTYAGNWLHAATDAERAHLEEASVRVLAHLHDQVPPEAAEFLALTGEGSPLRRHVAAQRAYYTWVVDGLPRSPLIESAFDRLGELWPRHEGDAVLNWGDARIGNIIYDGYEPAAVLDWEMAALAPREVDLGWTVYLHRFFQDLTVGFGQPGLPEFQRRDRVEAAYARLTGHTPRDMDFYTLYAALRHAIVMLRVAYRQAHFGEAAVPTGAESADTLILHHDSLAAMVQGSYW